In Oncorhynchus kisutch isolate 150728-3 linkage group LG5, Okis_V2, whole genome shotgun sequence, a genomic segment contains:
- the LOC109891232 gene encoding engulfment and cell motility protein 2 isoform X4: MPPPSDIVKVAIEWPGANAQLMEIDQKKPLSSIIREVCDGWSLSGSEQFALRYADGPQLYITEQSRSEIKNGTILRLAISPARAARQLLDRIQSHGIDARLEALKELAKLSADPTFATEFISMEGIGTLARLVESGTHFGEMLAFTLTAFLELMDHGIVSWDLISLSFIKQIASYVNQPMVDVSILQRSLAILESMVLNSHSLYHRVAQEITVGQLIGHLSNQEIQTYAIALINALFLKAPEDRRQEMASTLAQKHLRSIILNHVIRGNRPIKAEMAHQLYVLQVLTFNLLEERMMTKMDPSDQAQRDIIFELRRIAFDGENDPSGTEKRKAMYTKDYKMLGFTNHVNPAMDFTQTPPGMLALDNMLYLAKLHQDTYIRIVLENSSREDKHECPFGRCAIELTRMLCEILQVGELPNEGCNDYHPMFFTHDRAWEEFFCVCIQLLNKTWKEMRATAEDFNKVMQVVREQITRTLAMKPSSLDQLKGKLRGLSYSEILRLRQSERMSQDDFQSPPIIELRERIQPEILELIKQQRLNRLCEGSCFRKLGNRRRQEKFWFCRLSLNHKVLHYGDLDESPQGEVPFELLTDKIPVSDIKSVVTGKDCPHMKEKSALKQNKEVLEQAFSILYDPDENLNFVAPNKYEYCIWTDGLCALLGREMGSDLTRSDLDTLISMEMKLRLLDLENITIPEAPPPVPKEPSTYNFTYNYG; this comes from the exons ATGCCACCCCCCTCTGACATCGTCAAGGTGGCCATCGAGTGGCCTGGTGCCAACGCCCAGCTCATGGAGATTGACCAG AAGAAGCCCCTGTCGTCTATCATACGGGAGGTGTGTGATGG cTGGTCTCTGTCTGGCTCGGAACAGTTTGCCCTGCGTTATGCTGACGGTCCTCAGCTCTACATTACTGAGCAG AGCCGTAGTGAAATCAAGAATGGAACCATCCTTCGATTAGCCATATCTCCT gcCCGTGCAGCGCGGCAGCTCCTGGACAGGATCCAGTCCCACGGCATAGACGCCCGCCTGGAGGCCCTGAAGGAGCTGGCCAAGCTGTCAGCTGACCCCACCTTCGCCACTGAGTTCATCAGCATGGAGGGCATTGGAACCCTGGCGCGCCTGGTGGAGAGTGGCACCCA CTTTGGGGAGATGCTGGCCTTCACTCTCACAGCCTTCCTGGAGCTGATGGACCATGGCATTGTGTCCTGGGACCTTATCTCTCTGTCCTTCATCAAACAG ATTGCGAGCTACGTGAACCAGCCAATGGTAGATGTATCCATCCTGCAGCGCTCATTAGCCATCCTGGAAAGCATGGTCCTCAACAGCCACAGCCTCTACCACCGGGTGGCGCAGGAGATCACCGTTGGACAGCTCATCGGGCACCT GTCCAATCAGGAGATCCAGACATACGCCATCGCACTCATCAACGCCCTCTTCCTCAAGGCACCGGAGGACAGGCGGCAG GAGATGGCGAGCACCCTGGCACAGAAACACCTACGATCCATCATCCTCAAT CATGTTATCCGAGGCAACCGACCTATCAAAGCTGAGATGGCACACCAGCTGTACGTGCTGCAGGTGCTTACCTTTAACCTTTTGGAAGAACGGATGATGACCAAGATGGATCCCAGTGACCAG GCCCAGAGGGACATAATTTTTGAGCTGCGCAGGATTGCGTTTGATGGGGAAAATGACCCTAGTGGCACGGAGAAGAGAAAGGCCATGTACACCAAGGACTACAAGATGCTGGGCTTCACT AACCATGTGAACCCTGCCATGGACTTCACTCAGACCCCTCCAGGCATGCTGGCCCTGGACAACATGCTCTACCTGGCCAAGCTgcaccaggacacctacatcagg ATTGTTCTAGAGAACAGCAGCCGTGAGGACAAACACGAGTGTCCCTTCGGACGCTGTGCCATCGAGCTCACCCGAATGCTGTGTGAGATACTTCAAGTGGGAGAATTGC CCAATGAGGGCTGCAACGACTACCACCCCATGTTCTTTACTCACGACCGGGCGTGGGAGGAGTTCTTCTGCGTCTGCATCCAACTGCTCAACAAGACCTGGAAGGAGATGAGGGCCACGGCTGAGGACTTCAACAAG GTGATGCAGGTGGTTCGGGAGCAGATCACCCGGACTCTGGCTATGAAGCCCTCGTCCCTGGACCAGCTAAAAGGGAAACTACGAGGCCTCAGCTACTCTGAGATCCTGCGTCTGCGCCAGTCAGAGAGGATGAGCCAGGACGACTTTCAGTCACCACCCATCAT tgaaCTGCGTGAGAGGATCCAGCCAGAGATACTGGAGCTGATTAAGCAACAGCGACTGAACCGCCTGTGTGAGGGAAGCTGCTTCCGCAAGCTTGGCAACCGCCGCAGACAAG AGAAGTTCTGGTTCTGCCGCCTGTCTCTGAACCACAAGGTGCTGCACTATGGAGATCTGGATGAGTCTCCCCAGGGGGAAGTGCCTTTTGAGCTGCTCACCGACAAGA TCCCCGTGTCTGATATCAAGTCAGTGGTGACGGGGAAGGACTGTCCCCACATGAAAGAAAAGAGTGCACTGAAACAAAATAAG GAGGTGTTGGAGCAGGCTTTCTCCATCCTGTACGATCCTGATGAAAATCTCAACTTTGTGGCTCCCAACAAATACGAG
- the LOC109891232 gene encoding engulfment and cell motility protein 2 isoform X3 has protein sequence MPPPSDIVKVAIEWPGANAQLMEIDQKKPLSSIIREVCDGWSLSGSEQFALRYADGPQLYITEQSRSEIKNGTILRLAISPARAARQLLDRIQSHGIDARLEALKELAKLSADPTFATEFISMEGIGTLARLVESGTHFGEMLAFTLTAFLELMDHGIVSWDLISLSFIKQIASYVNQPMVDVSILQRSLAILESMVLNSHSLYHRVAQEITVGQLIGHLQVSNQEIQTYAIALINALFLKAPEDRRQEMASTLAQKHLRSIILNHVIRGNRPIKAEMAHQLYVLQVLTFNLLEERMMTKMDPSDQAQRDIIFELRRIAFDGENDPSGTEKRKAMYTKDYKMLGFTNHVNPAMDFTQTPPGMLALDNMLYLAKLHQDTYIRIVLENSSREDKHECPFGRCAIELTRMLCEILQVGELPNEGCNDYHPMFFTHDRAWEEFFCVCIQLLNKTWKEMRATAEDFNKVMQVVREQITRTLAMKPSSLDQLKGKLRGLSYSEILRLRQSERMSQDDFQSPPIIELRERIQPEILELIKQQRLNRLCEGSCFRKLGNRRRQEKFWFCRLSLNHKVLHYGDLDESPQGEVPFELLTDKIPVSDIKSVVTGKDCPHMKEKSALKQNKEVLEQAFSILYDPDENLNFVAPNKYEYCIWTDGLCALLGREMGSDLTRSDLDTLISMEMKLRLLDLENITIPEAPPPVPKEPSTYNFTYNYG, from the exons ATGCCACCCCCCTCTGACATCGTCAAGGTGGCCATCGAGTGGCCTGGTGCCAACGCCCAGCTCATGGAGATTGACCAG AAGAAGCCCCTGTCGTCTATCATACGGGAGGTGTGTGATGG cTGGTCTCTGTCTGGCTCGGAACAGTTTGCCCTGCGTTATGCTGACGGTCCTCAGCTCTACATTACTGAGCAG AGCCGTAGTGAAATCAAGAATGGAACCATCCTTCGATTAGCCATATCTCCT gcCCGTGCAGCGCGGCAGCTCCTGGACAGGATCCAGTCCCACGGCATAGACGCCCGCCTGGAGGCCCTGAAGGAGCTGGCCAAGCTGTCAGCTGACCCCACCTTCGCCACTGAGTTCATCAGCATGGAGGGCATTGGAACCCTGGCGCGCCTGGTGGAGAGTGGCACCCA CTTTGGGGAGATGCTGGCCTTCACTCTCACAGCCTTCCTGGAGCTGATGGACCATGGCATTGTGTCCTGGGACCTTATCTCTCTGTCCTTCATCAAACAG ATTGCGAGCTACGTGAACCAGCCAATGGTAGATGTATCCATCCTGCAGCGCTCATTAGCCATCCTGGAAAGCATGGTCCTCAACAGCCACAGCCTCTACCACCGGGTGGCGCAGGAGATCACCGTTGGACAGCTCATCGGGCACCTGCAagt GTCCAATCAGGAGATCCAGACATACGCCATCGCACTCATCAACGCCCTCTTCCTCAAGGCACCGGAGGACAGGCGGCAG GAGATGGCGAGCACCCTGGCACAGAAACACCTACGATCCATCATCCTCAAT CATGTTATCCGAGGCAACCGACCTATCAAAGCTGAGATGGCACACCAGCTGTACGTGCTGCAGGTGCTTACCTTTAACCTTTTGGAAGAACGGATGATGACCAAGATGGATCCCAGTGACCAG GCCCAGAGGGACATAATTTTTGAGCTGCGCAGGATTGCGTTTGATGGGGAAAATGACCCTAGTGGCACGGAGAAGAGAAAGGCCATGTACACCAAGGACTACAAGATGCTGGGCTTCACT AACCATGTGAACCCTGCCATGGACTTCACTCAGACCCCTCCAGGCATGCTGGCCCTGGACAACATGCTCTACCTGGCCAAGCTgcaccaggacacctacatcagg ATTGTTCTAGAGAACAGCAGCCGTGAGGACAAACACGAGTGTCCCTTCGGACGCTGTGCCATCGAGCTCACCCGAATGCTGTGTGAGATACTTCAAGTGGGAGAATTGC CCAATGAGGGCTGCAACGACTACCACCCCATGTTCTTTACTCACGACCGGGCGTGGGAGGAGTTCTTCTGCGTCTGCATCCAACTGCTCAACAAGACCTGGAAGGAGATGAGGGCCACGGCTGAGGACTTCAACAAG GTGATGCAGGTGGTTCGGGAGCAGATCACCCGGACTCTGGCTATGAAGCCCTCGTCCCTGGACCAGCTAAAAGGGAAACTACGAGGCCTCAGCTACTCTGAGATCCTGCGTCTGCGCCAGTCAGAGAGGATGAGCCAGGACGACTTTCAGTCACCACCCATCAT tgaaCTGCGTGAGAGGATCCAGCCAGAGATACTGGAGCTGATTAAGCAACAGCGACTGAACCGCCTGTGTGAGGGAAGCTGCTTCCGCAAGCTTGGCAACCGCCGCAGACAAG AGAAGTTCTGGTTCTGCCGCCTGTCTCTGAACCACAAGGTGCTGCACTATGGAGATCTGGATGAGTCTCCCCAGGGGGAAGTGCCTTTTGAGCTGCTCACCGACAAGA TCCCCGTGTCTGATATCAAGTCAGTGGTGACGGGGAAGGACTGTCCCCACATGAAAGAAAAGAGTGCACTGAAACAAAATAAG GAGGTGTTGGAGCAGGCTTTCTCCATCCTGTACGATCCTGATGAAAATCTCAACTTTGTGGCTCCCAACAAATACGAG
- the LOC109891232 gene encoding engulfment and cell motility protein 2 isoform X1 codes for MPPPSDIVKVAIEWPGANAQLMEIDQKKPLSSIIREVCDGWSLSGSEQFALRYADGPQLYITEQSRSEIKNGTILRLAISPARAARQLLDRIQSHGIDARLEALKELAKLSADPTFATEFISMEGIGTLARLVESGTHFGEMLAFTLTAFLELMDHGIVSWDLISLSFIKQIASYVNQPMVDVSILQRSLAILESMVLNSHSLYHRVAQEITVGQLIGHLQVSNQEIQTYAIALINALFLKAPEDRRQEEHTNPLDQRLTEMASTLAQKHLRSIILNHVIRGNRPIKAEMAHQLYVLQVLTFNLLEERMMTKMDPSDQAQRDIIFELRRIAFDGENDPSGTEKRKAMYTKDYKMLGFTNHVNPAMDFTQTPPGMLALDNMLYLAKLHQDTYIRIVLENSSREDKHECPFGRCAIELTRMLCEILQVGELPNEGCNDYHPMFFTHDRAWEEFFCVCIQLLNKTWKEMRATAEDFNKVMQVVREQITRTLAMKPSSLDQLKGKLRGLSYSEILRLRQSERMSQDDFQSPPIIELRERIQPEILELIKQQRLNRLCEGSCFRKLGNRRRQEKFWFCRLSLNHKVLHYGDLDESPQGEVPFELLTDKIPVSDIKSVVTGKDCPHMKEKSALKQNKEVLEQAFSILYDPDENLNFVAPNKYEYCIWTDGLCALLGREMGSDLTRSDLDTLISMEMKLRLLDLENITIPEAPPPVPKEPSTYNFTYNYG; via the exons ATGCCACCCCCCTCTGACATCGTCAAGGTGGCCATCGAGTGGCCTGGTGCCAACGCCCAGCTCATGGAGATTGACCAG AAGAAGCCCCTGTCGTCTATCATACGGGAGGTGTGTGATGG cTGGTCTCTGTCTGGCTCGGAACAGTTTGCCCTGCGTTATGCTGACGGTCCTCAGCTCTACATTACTGAGCAG AGCCGTAGTGAAATCAAGAATGGAACCATCCTTCGATTAGCCATATCTCCT gcCCGTGCAGCGCGGCAGCTCCTGGACAGGATCCAGTCCCACGGCATAGACGCCCGCCTGGAGGCCCTGAAGGAGCTGGCCAAGCTGTCAGCTGACCCCACCTTCGCCACTGAGTTCATCAGCATGGAGGGCATTGGAACCCTGGCGCGCCTGGTGGAGAGTGGCACCCA CTTTGGGGAGATGCTGGCCTTCACTCTCACAGCCTTCCTGGAGCTGATGGACCATGGCATTGTGTCCTGGGACCTTATCTCTCTGTCCTTCATCAAACAG ATTGCGAGCTACGTGAACCAGCCAATGGTAGATGTATCCATCCTGCAGCGCTCATTAGCCATCCTGGAAAGCATGGTCCTCAACAGCCACAGCCTCTACCACCGGGTGGCGCAGGAGATCACCGTTGGACAGCTCATCGGGCACCTGCAagt GTCCAATCAGGAGATCCAGACATACGCCATCGCACTCATCAACGCCCTCTTCCTCAAGGCACCGGAGGACAGGCGGCAG gagGAGCATACTAACCCCCTGGACCAGCGGCTCACA GAGATGGCGAGCACCCTGGCACAGAAACACCTACGATCCATCATCCTCAAT CATGTTATCCGAGGCAACCGACCTATCAAAGCTGAGATGGCACACCAGCTGTACGTGCTGCAGGTGCTTACCTTTAACCTTTTGGAAGAACGGATGATGACCAAGATGGATCCCAGTGACCAG GCCCAGAGGGACATAATTTTTGAGCTGCGCAGGATTGCGTTTGATGGGGAAAATGACCCTAGTGGCACGGAGAAGAGAAAGGCCATGTACACCAAGGACTACAAGATGCTGGGCTTCACT AACCATGTGAACCCTGCCATGGACTTCACTCAGACCCCTCCAGGCATGCTGGCCCTGGACAACATGCTCTACCTGGCCAAGCTgcaccaggacacctacatcagg ATTGTTCTAGAGAACAGCAGCCGTGAGGACAAACACGAGTGTCCCTTCGGACGCTGTGCCATCGAGCTCACCCGAATGCTGTGTGAGATACTTCAAGTGGGAGAATTGC CCAATGAGGGCTGCAACGACTACCACCCCATGTTCTTTACTCACGACCGGGCGTGGGAGGAGTTCTTCTGCGTCTGCATCCAACTGCTCAACAAGACCTGGAAGGAGATGAGGGCCACGGCTGAGGACTTCAACAAG GTGATGCAGGTGGTTCGGGAGCAGATCACCCGGACTCTGGCTATGAAGCCCTCGTCCCTGGACCAGCTAAAAGGGAAACTACGAGGCCTCAGCTACTCTGAGATCCTGCGTCTGCGCCAGTCAGAGAGGATGAGCCAGGACGACTTTCAGTCACCACCCATCAT tgaaCTGCGTGAGAGGATCCAGCCAGAGATACTGGAGCTGATTAAGCAACAGCGACTGAACCGCCTGTGTGAGGGAAGCTGCTTCCGCAAGCTTGGCAACCGCCGCAGACAAG AGAAGTTCTGGTTCTGCCGCCTGTCTCTGAACCACAAGGTGCTGCACTATGGAGATCTGGATGAGTCTCCCCAGGGGGAAGTGCCTTTTGAGCTGCTCACCGACAAGA TCCCCGTGTCTGATATCAAGTCAGTGGTGACGGGGAAGGACTGTCCCCACATGAAAGAAAAGAGTGCACTGAAACAAAATAAG GAGGTGTTGGAGCAGGCTTTCTCCATCCTGTACGATCCTGATGAAAATCTCAACTTTGTGGCTCCCAACAAATACGAG
- the LOC109891232 gene encoding engulfment and cell motility protein 2 isoform X2 yields the protein MPPPSDIVKVAIEWPGANAQLMEIDQKKPLSSIIREVCDGWSLSGSEQFALRYADGPQLYITEQSRSEIKNGTILRLAISPARAARQLLDRIQSHGIDARLEALKELAKLSADPTFATEFISMEGIGTLARLVESGTHFGEMLAFTLTAFLELMDHGIVSWDLISLSFIKQIASYVNQPMVDVSILQRSLAILESMVLNSHSLYHRVAQEITVGQLIGHLSNQEIQTYAIALINALFLKAPEDRRQEEHTNPLDQRLTEMASTLAQKHLRSIILNHVIRGNRPIKAEMAHQLYVLQVLTFNLLEERMMTKMDPSDQAQRDIIFELRRIAFDGENDPSGTEKRKAMYTKDYKMLGFTNHVNPAMDFTQTPPGMLALDNMLYLAKLHQDTYIRIVLENSSREDKHECPFGRCAIELTRMLCEILQVGELPNEGCNDYHPMFFTHDRAWEEFFCVCIQLLNKTWKEMRATAEDFNKVMQVVREQITRTLAMKPSSLDQLKGKLRGLSYSEILRLRQSERMSQDDFQSPPIIELRERIQPEILELIKQQRLNRLCEGSCFRKLGNRRRQEKFWFCRLSLNHKVLHYGDLDESPQGEVPFELLTDKIPVSDIKSVVTGKDCPHMKEKSALKQNKEVLEQAFSILYDPDENLNFVAPNKYEYCIWTDGLCALLGREMGSDLTRSDLDTLISMEMKLRLLDLENITIPEAPPPVPKEPSTYNFTYNYG from the exons ATGCCACCCCCCTCTGACATCGTCAAGGTGGCCATCGAGTGGCCTGGTGCCAACGCCCAGCTCATGGAGATTGACCAG AAGAAGCCCCTGTCGTCTATCATACGGGAGGTGTGTGATGG cTGGTCTCTGTCTGGCTCGGAACAGTTTGCCCTGCGTTATGCTGACGGTCCTCAGCTCTACATTACTGAGCAG AGCCGTAGTGAAATCAAGAATGGAACCATCCTTCGATTAGCCATATCTCCT gcCCGTGCAGCGCGGCAGCTCCTGGACAGGATCCAGTCCCACGGCATAGACGCCCGCCTGGAGGCCCTGAAGGAGCTGGCCAAGCTGTCAGCTGACCCCACCTTCGCCACTGAGTTCATCAGCATGGAGGGCATTGGAACCCTGGCGCGCCTGGTGGAGAGTGGCACCCA CTTTGGGGAGATGCTGGCCTTCACTCTCACAGCCTTCCTGGAGCTGATGGACCATGGCATTGTGTCCTGGGACCTTATCTCTCTGTCCTTCATCAAACAG ATTGCGAGCTACGTGAACCAGCCAATGGTAGATGTATCCATCCTGCAGCGCTCATTAGCCATCCTGGAAAGCATGGTCCTCAACAGCCACAGCCTCTACCACCGGGTGGCGCAGGAGATCACCGTTGGACAGCTCATCGGGCACCT GTCCAATCAGGAGATCCAGACATACGCCATCGCACTCATCAACGCCCTCTTCCTCAAGGCACCGGAGGACAGGCGGCAG gagGAGCATACTAACCCCCTGGACCAGCGGCTCACA GAGATGGCGAGCACCCTGGCACAGAAACACCTACGATCCATCATCCTCAAT CATGTTATCCGAGGCAACCGACCTATCAAAGCTGAGATGGCACACCAGCTGTACGTGCTGCAGGTGCTTACCTTTAACCTTTTGGAAGAACGGATGATGACCAAGATGGATCCCAGTGACCAG GCCCAGAGGGACATAATTTTTGAGCTGCGCAGGATTGCGTTTGATGGGGAAAATGACCCTAGTGGCACGGAGAAGAGAAAGGCCATGTACACCAAGGACTACAAGATGCTGGGCTTCACT AACCATGTGAACCCTGCCATGGACTTCACTCAGACCCCTCCAGGCATGCTGGCCCTGGACAACATGCTCTACCTGGCCAAGCTgcaccaggacacctacatcagg ATTGTTCTAGAGAACAGCAGCCGTGAGGACAAACACGAGTGTCCCTTCGGACGCTGTGCCATCGAGCTCACCCGAATGCTGTGTGAGATACTTCAAGTGGGAGAATTGC CCAATGAGGGCTGCAACGACTACCACCCCATGTTCTTTACTCACGACCGGGCGTGGGAGGAGTTCTTCTGCGTCTGCATCCAACTGCTCAACAAGACCTGGAAGGAGATGAGGGCCACGGCTGAGGACTTCAACAAG GTGATGCAGGTGGTTCGGGAGCAGATCACCCGGACTCTGGCTATGAAGCCCTCGTCCCTGGACCAGCTAAAAGGGAAACTACGAGGCCTCAGCTACTCTGAGATCCTGCGTCTGCGCCAGTCAGAGAGGATGAGCCAGGACGACTTTCAGTCACCACCCATCAT tgaaCTGCGTGAGAGGATCCAGCCAGAGATACTGGAGCTGATTAAGCAACAGCGACTGAACCGCCTGTGTGAGGGAAGCTGCTTCCGCAAGCTTGGCAACCGCCGCAGACAAG AGAAGTTCTGGTTCTGCCGCCTGTCTCTGAACCACAAGGTGCTGCACTATGGAGATCTGGATGAGTCTCCCCAGGGGGAAGTGCCTTTTGAGCTGCTCACCGACAAGA TCCCCGTGTCTGATATCAAGTCAGTGGTGACGGGGAAGGACTGTCCCCACATGAAAGAAAAGAGTGCACTGAAACAAAATAAG GAGGTGTTGGAGCAGGCTTTCTCCATCCTGTACGATCCTGATGAAAATCTCAACTTTGTGGCTCCCAACAAATACGAG